Proteins encoded in a region of the Uloborus diversus isolate 005 chromosome 1, Udiv.v.3.1, whole genome shotgun sequence genome:
- the LOC129234150 gene encoding uncharacterized protein LOC129234150: MDENNRVKPPLDPVISDIESVPQSLGKVNGKAKIMNTPTKSTETVQSLSQVLPQSEDATTDDACVSDEPFEREVKPMDIMTELCIDLEGKHRAPKVLIDTIVTKVQDLLEQDLFSEEMTSLDEAQLDNPPLALGKKENSRRMKLELPKLSNVLQPLLNGDILTKKDHSQLSSILKEELITFLNHEDLICNGSTLRWQYRDLGEALVEKYPNMLWDVPSERQKKDRKEKAPIYAVFIRRLSQRRKMQRLRLKAKKQIAVNKPSMEAARESELSSEDAVSELKSVTEEAARSDANTSRIQELLKKSFDIRRNDDVSELPTFLLTQKCLETEVELRLANSMPEMEQKLMEALKNMSNEFSVPGTVWELEKIMQTKRATWSAVTMGDYSSDQKRPGPSLFFGSTKTLVIGHQMVHLDENCSLENACILLLGIYFILNLNFPSAFGQFLGVIQSIVVEKEKFPKQFSTNQLLQVTKKLCTNN; this comes from the exons TACAGAAACTGTTCAAAGCCTTTCCCAAGTTCTTCCACAGTCTGAAGATGCAACTACTGATGATGCTTGTGTGTCAGATGAGCCTTTTGAACGTGAAGTAAAGCCAATGGATATTATGACAGAGCTTTGTATTGACCTAGAAGGCAAGCATAGAGCTCCCAAAGTACTAATTGATACCATTGTGACTAAAGTCCAAGACCTTCTGGAA CAGGACTTATTTTCTGAAGAGATGACGTCATTAGATGAGGCACAGTTAGACAATCCTCCATTAGcattgggaaaaaaagaaaattctaggCGCATGAAATTAGAGCTGCCAAAGTTATCCAATGTTTTGCAGCCTTTGCTGAATGGagacattttgacaaaaaaagaCCATTCCCAGCTGAGCTCAATTTTAAAAGAGGAGTTGATTACATTTTTGAA TCATGAAGATTTGATATGCAACGGCAGCACCTTGCGCTGGCAATATAGGGACTTGGGAGAGGCTTTGGTAGAAAAGTATCCAAACATGTTGTGGGACGTGCCAAGTGAAAGGCAGAAGAAGGATAGAAAAGAAAAAGCTCCCATTtat GCTGTTTTTATAAGGCGCCTCAGTCAAAGAAGAAAAATGCAGCGTTTGCGTCTAAAGGCCAAAAAACAGATAGCAGTAAACAAACCTTCTATGGAAGCAGCAAGGGAAAGTGAATTGTCTTCTGAAGATGCCGTGTCTGAATTAAAG TCAGTCACAGAAGAAGCTGCCAGGAGTGATGCAAATACATCACGGATACAGGAACTGCTAAAAAAATCGTTTGACATTCGCAGAAATGATGATGTCTCTGAACTGCCAACATTTCTACTAACACAAAAATGT CTGGAAACAGAAGTTGAACTGAGACTAGCCAACTCAATGCCTGAAATGGAGCAGAAATTGATGGAGGCATTGAAAAATATGTCAAATGAATTTTCAGTTCCTGGAACAGTATGGGAGCTTGAAAAGATTATGCAAACTAAAAGAGCAACTTGGAGCGCAGTTACAATG GGTGATTACAGCTCTGATCAAAAAAGACCAGGACCAAGTCTCTTTTTTGGAAGTACGAAGACATTGGTGATCGGCCACCAAATGGTTCATTTAGATGAAAACTGCTCCCTGGAAAATGCATGTATTTTGTTGTTGGGGATTTATTTCATCCTAAATCTAAATTTCCCATCAGCATTTGGACAATTTTTAGGTGTGATCCAGAGCATTGttgtggaaaaagaaaaattcccaaaacaattttcaacGAACCAGTTGCTGCAAGTAACCAAGAAGCTGTgtacaaataattaa